A window of the Elephas maximus indicus isolate mEleMax1 chromosome 26, mEleMax1 primary haplotype, whole genome shotgun sequence genome harbors these coding sequences:
- the CDV3 gene encoding protein CDV3 homolog isoform X2, with protein MAETEERSLDNFFAKRDKKKKKERSNRAASAAGAPGAAGGSSGAAGAAGGGTGAGARPSDGGTAGAGAAGPGAATKAVTKDEDEWKEFEQKEVDYSGLRVQAMQISEKEEEDNEKREDPGDNWEEGGGGGGSGVEKSSGPWNRTAPVQAPPAAVIVTETPELAMTSGVYRPPGARLTTTRKTPQGPPEIYSDTQFPSLQSTAKHVESRSRYIK; from the exons ATGGCCGAGACGGAGGAGCGGAGCCTGGACAACTTCTTCGCTAAGAGggacaagaaaaagaagaaggagcgGAGCAACCGCGCGGCAAGCGCCGCGGGCGCGCCAGGAGCCGCCGGCGGGAGCAGTGGAGCCGCGGGCGCGGCAGGCGGCGGGACAGGCGCGGGGGCCCGGCCGAGCGACGGCGGGACTGCTGGCGCGGGGGCCGCGGGCCCGGGGGCCGCCACCAAGGCCGTGACGAAG GATGAAGATGAGTGGAAAGAATTTGAGCAAAAAGAGGTTGATTACAGCGGCCTCCGAGTTCAggcaatgcaaataag tgaaaaggaagaagaagataaTGAAAAGAGAGAAGATCCAGGTGATAACTGGGAAGAAGGTGGAggaggtggtggtagtggtgtggAAAAGTCTTCAGGTCCCTGGAATAGAACAGCTCCAGTACAAGCACCTCCTGCCGCAGTAATTG TTACAGAAACCCCAGAACTGGCGATGACTAGCGGTGTGTATAGGCCTCCTGGGGCCAGGTTAACCACAACAAGGAAAACCCCACAAGGACCACCAGAAATATACAGTGATACACAGTTTCCTTCCCTGCAGTCCACTGCTAAGCATGTAGAAAGCCGGAG CAGGTACATAAAATGA
- the CDV3 gene encoding protein CDV3 homolog isoform X1, giving the protein MAETEERSLDNFFAKRDKKKKKERSNRAASAAGAPGAAGGSSGAAGAAGGGTGAGARPSDGGTAGAGAAGPGAATKAVTKDEDEWKEFEQKEVDYSGLRVQAMQISEKEEEDNEKREDPGDNWEEGGGGGGSGVEKSSGPWNRTAPVQAPPAAVIVTETPELAMTSGVYRPPGARLTTTRKTPQGPPEIYSDTQFPSLQSTAKHVESRRDKEMEKSFEVVRHKNRGRDEVSKHQALKLQLDNQYAVLENQKGSHTQYN; this is encoded by the exons ATGGCCGAGACGGAGGAGCGGAGCCTGGACAACTTCTTCGCTAAGAGggacaagaaaaagaagaaggagcgGAGCAACCGCGCGGCAAGCGCCGCGGGCGCGCCAGGAGCCGCCGGCGGGAGCAGTGGAGCCGCGGGCGCGGCAGGCGGCGGGACAGGCGCGGGGGCCCGGCCGAGCGACGGCGGGACTGCTGGCGCGGGGGCCGCGGGCCCGGGGGCCGCCACCAAGGCCGTGACGAAG GATGAAGATGAGTGGAAAGAATTTGAGCAAAAAGAGGTTGATTACAGCGGCCTCCGAGTTCAggcaatgcaaataag tgaaaaggaagaagaagataaTGAAAAGAGAGAAGATCCAGGTGATAACTGGGAAGAAGGTGGAggaggtggtggtagtggtgtggAAAAGTCTTCAGGTCCCTGGAATAGAACAGCTCCAGTACAAGCACCTCCTGCCGCAGTAATTG TTACAGAAACCCCAGAACTGGCGATGACTAGCGGTGTGTATAGGCCTCCTGGGGCCAGGTTAACCACAACAAGGAAAACCCCACAAGGACCACCAGAAATATACAGTGATACACAGTTTCCTTCCCTGCAGTCCACTGCTAAGCATGTAGAAAGCCGGAG GGATAAAGAAATGGAGAAGAGCTTTGAAGTAGtaagacacaaaaatagaggtaGGGATGAGGTTTCAAAACACCAGGCCCTTAAACTTCAGCTAGACAACCAGTATGCCGTGCTTGAAAACCAGAAAGGCAGCCACACACAGTACAATTAA
- the CDV3 gene encoding protein CDV3 homolog isoform X3 — protein MAETEERSLDNFFAKRDKKKKKERSNRAASAAGAPGAAGGSSGAAGAAGGGTGAGARPSDGGTAGAGAAGPGAATKAVTKDEDEWKEFEQKEVDYSGLRVQAMQISEKEEEDNEKREDPGDNWEEGGGGGGSGVEKSSGPWNRTAPVQAPPAAVIVTETPELAMTSGVYRPPGARLTTTRKTPQGPPEIYSDTQFPSLQSTAKHVESRRY, from the exons ATGGCCGAGACGGAGGAGCGGAGCCTGGACAACTTCTTCGCTAAGAGggacaagaaaaagaagaaggagcgGAGCAACCGCGCGGCAAGCGCCGCGGGCGCGCCAGGAGCCGCCGGCGGGAGCAGTGGAGCCGCGGGCGCGGCAGGCGGCGGGACAGGCGCGGGGGCCCGGCCGAGCGACGGCGGGACTGCTGGCGCGGGGGCCGCGGGCCCGGGGGCCGCCACCAAGGCCGTGACGAAG GATGAAGATGAGTGGAAAGAATTTGAGCAAAAAGAGGTTGATTACAGCGGCCTCCGAGTTCAggcaatgcaaataag tgaaaaggaagaagaagataaTGAAAAGAGAGAAGATCCAGGTGATAACTGGGAAGAAGGTGGAggaggtggtggtagtggtgtggAAAAGTCTTCAGGTCCCTGGAATAGAACAGCTCCAGTACAAGCACCTCCTGCCGCAGTAATTG TTACAGAAACCCCAGAACTGGCGATGACTAGCGGTGTGTATAGGCCTCCTGGGGCCAGGTTAACCACAACAAGGAAAACCCCACAAGGACCACCAGAAATATACAGTGATACACAGTTTCCTTCCCTGCAGTCCACTGCTAAGCATGTAGAAAGCCGGAG ATACTGA